One Drosophila kikkawai strain 14028-0561.14 chromosome 3L, DkikHiC1v2, whole genome shotgun sequence genomic window carries:
- the LOC138928259 gene encoding uncharacterized protein, giving the protein MTPRYLSARWEVIGSPPTRISAVSTRFLLEIRTASVLCEASSRPATASQDSTARIALFAAISASASSFVTTTSATSSAKPTIVVFEDSGRFSTPLYIVFQSSGPRTEPCGTPAETSCVLVPWDVSTMRLLSLR; this is encoded by the coding sequence ATGACGCCCAGGTACCTCAGTGCGCGCTGGGAGGTGATTGGAAGTCCACCTACCCGGATCTCCGCCGTTTCCACTCGCTTCCTGCTGGAGATCAGGACTGCCTCGGTCTTGTGCGAGGCCAGTTCGAGGCCGGCGACTGCAAGCCAGGACTCAACCGCACGGATCGCGCTATTTGCCGCCATCTCCGCATCTGCCAGCTCCTTCGTCACTACCACCAGCGCCACGTCGTCGGCAAAGCCAACGATAGTGGTGTTCGAGGATAGCGGGAGGTTTAGCACCCCGTTATACATCGTGTTCCAGAGCAGCGGTCCCAgaacggagccctgcgggactccggctgagacctcgTGCGTTCTGGTACCCTGGGACGTGTCCACGATGAGACTCCTCTCGCTGAGGTAG
- the LOC121502749 gene encoding uncharacterized protein, with protein sequence MPTGDEEQTPLIPAITLEGSQSGSPRPDQLKPKAATATPRAKGQEALDTAPSTSSRSTRSVSKMAQKAIDIALKKFIAITDRVSHFAANLHTLAAPDTDRLPPGMCQVHWDKIRALWEKVEKSYESDDPTTIASELEAKYSYCYSVFSKCVFQLQDIIDKAAFQPTQASASSPPTPFYGLSSATSGHRSLHWGLYSVANVPRPFYGDLYPEFASHTGGKAVPPSLTERFENRRLLVNSQLKILFNLPAVPQESGAALKELQGTIQSCLTALSMSSIQVETWDCLLVYMVSTKLPKTTLSMWEQQHNKAEIPTWNELNSFLTERHRTLEAIDDIRPSSSGQVPPRSTPASAPARRLNSYEARVTPAPRGCDLCSRENHPIRVCPRFLEMDVNGRSDYIKRKQLCLNCFARGHQQRDCTSAHSCFTCHSRHHTLLHRGNPFATAPTPSAPARPRPADSPRNVSTSEDHSDVQVCFASGSKAVLLGTALVDICHLGCTFQARALIDSGSEATFITERLFNLVKLPFKTIQAQVSGLNQTIAAQSTKFCHFSIRAPSRPGLQLETAAYVLPQLAGSLPSYPVPPDFLKGLPDIPLADPKFFESSHIDVLIGADILPSVLLGNSKANICGSLFGQETIFGWVLTGPISPNAPRNVSAFSTRVTCGSDDSLDQLLTKFWEVEEGPSQIVSESDSVCERNFVRTTRRDSCGKYVVTLPLRDPEHGGSELSSSRSFALAQFLRNEQRLKRDPPLKARYDSVIQEYLDLGHMAEVSPKSRSATYYLLHHAVLKPESTTTKVRVVFNASSPSANGTSLNDILHAGPVLQSDLTIQILKWRYFRFVFNADIEKMYRQIWVDPNHTPFQRILFRNPEGEIRDYELKTVTFGVNCAPFLAIRVLQQLADDEESRYPRASRIIRQFMYVDDVLAGADSRTEAHVAIRELQGALSSAGFPLRKWTSNDKAILANIPSDHLLHSDFLELDSESTAKTLGVRWKATSDEFFFIPPKLVSESSFTKRQVLSQIAKLFDPAGWLAPFVVRAKMFMQDIWLQDLGWDDTLPQDLYQRWIDFLENYSALDNIRIPRWVTFRPHLSIEHHGFCDASQKAYGAAIYVRVEVGSTVEVTLLTARTRVAPVKTLSLPRLELCGALLLSEMAAAILPKMPGPASALHCWTDSTIVLAWLHKPACHWTTFVANRVTKITQFTEVEKWAHVRSEHNPADLASRGVALQDLADSQLWWHGPAWLRRPRSEWPLHGDVSPITDLEKRAVKVHVAKVPPEDILERFSTLDKALRVLPYVHRFIQRSRKLLSSVEDHLTASEIVSAELLLISVTQRRHFVLEMGCLSQKRQIPTSSLVQNLNPFLDSNGLMRACGRVTTSELLQYDKRHPIILLYDCHLSRLIVHFTHRITLHGGNQPMIRLIRSKFWIPRVRKLGKSVIYSCKVCVIHKGKLQTQLMGDLPKERTSFSRPFAYTGMDYAAPFDIKNYTGRACLITKGYVLVFVCFSTKAIHLEPTSDLTTEKFLAAFGRFVSRRGCSRQVQSDNGKTFVGAAAQLSRDFLHALKEAVTGAYSHHQLLWQFIPPGAPHMGGLWEAGVKNFKTLFYKSTVTRKYTFEELATLLARIEACLNSRPLAPMCEDPADLLALTPGHFLVGGPLLAVVEPEIKGVTTSIINRWQHLKALHQQFRLRWKEEYLKELHKRNKWRAPARDLQFGDMVVVKEDNLPSNEWRLGRIDAVFPGADGHVRVVDIRTARGLIKRPIAKLVLLPTEAFAGPQ encoded by the exons TTGACAAGGCCGCCTTCCAACCCACACAGGCTTCCGCCAGTAGCCCCCCCACCCCCTTCTACGGGTTGTCgtctgccaccagtggacaccgaAGTCTTCACTGGGGACTATATTCGGTGGCCAACGTTCCGAGACCTTTTTACGGCGATCTATATCCAGAATTCGCGTctcacaccggtggaaaaGCTGTTCCACCT AGCCTCACCGAACGGTTCGAAAATCGGCGGTTGCTCgtcaacagccagttgaaGATCCTATTCAACCTTCCAGCAGTCCCCCAAGAGTCAGGAGCCGCTCTGaaagagctgcaaggcaccATCCAGAGTTGCCTAACAGCCTTATCTATGTCCTCCATCCAAGTCGAAACCTGGGATTGTCTCCTGGTATACATGGTTTCCACAAAACTTCCCAAAACCACACTGTCCATGTGGGAGCAACAACACAACAAGGccgaaattccgacctggaaCGAGCTGAACTCGTTTTTGACCGAGCGTCACCGTACTCTAGAGGCGATCGATGATATCAGGCCTAGCAGTTCTGGGCAGGTTCCCCCCCGATCGACCCCTGCAAGCGCCCCTGCGCGCCGGCTCAACTCGTATGAGGCCCGAGTGACTCCAGCCCCAAGAGGGTGCGATCTTTGCTCCAGGGAAAACCACCCTATTCGTGTATGTCCGCGCTTCCTGGAAATGGATGTGAATGGTCGCTCCGACTACATCAAGAGGAAGCAGCTTTGCCTGAATTGTTTCGCAcgagggcaccagcagcgGGACTGTACAAGTGCCCATAGCTGTTTCACATGTCACAGCCGTCACCACACCCTCCTGCATCGTGGTAATCCATTCGCGACCGCTCCGACTCCGTCTGCGCCAGCGAGGCCGCGGCCCGCGGATTCCCCGAGAAACGTGAGCACTTCAGAAGATCACTCTGACGTACAAGTGTGCTTCGCTTCCGGCTCAAAGGCCGTCCTGTTGGGCACCGCTCTCGTCGACATTTGCCATCTGGGGTGCACTTTCCAAGCGCGTGCCTTGATTGACTCTGGTTCCGAGGCGACATTTATTACTGAGAGGCTATTCAACCTCGTGAAACTGCCATTCAAGACCATTCAAGCCCAAGTCTCCGGCCTTAACCAAACCATTGCCGCTCAGTCTACGAAATTCTGCCATTTCTCCATTCGAGCGCCTTCCAGACCCGGACTGCAGTTGGAAACGGCAGCGTATGTCCTTCCGCAGTTGGCCGGGAGTCTGCCTTCGTACCCCGTCCCACCAGACTTTCTGAAGGGGCTTCCTGACATACCTCTTGCGGACCCCAAGTTCTTTGAGAGCTCCCACATCGATGTCTTGATAGGAGCCGACATTCTTCCGTCAGTCCTCCTAGGCAACTCCAAGGCGAATATTTGTGGTTCTCTGTTCGGCCAGGAAACCATTTTTGGATGGGTGTTGACAGGTCCCATATCTCCGAATGCCCCCCGAAATGTGTCCGCCTTCTCTACACGGGTCACCTGCGGCTCCGACGACTCGCTGGACCAGCTCCTCACCAAATTTTGGGAAGTAGAGGAAGGGCCCTCACAGATCGTCTCCGAGTCTGATTCTGTCTGTGAACGCAATTTTGTCCGAACTACCCGCAGGGACAGTTGTGGCAAGTACGTTGTGACGCTCCCCTTGCGCGACCCTGAGCATGGTGGTTCCGAGCTCTCATCTTCAAGATCCTTCGCTCTGGCTCAGTTTCTGCGTAACGAACAGCGCCTAAAAAGGGATCCTCCCCTCAAGGCCCGATACGACTCGGTAATCCAAGAATACCTCGACTTAGGCCACATGGCCGAAGTTTCTCCGAAGAGCCGTTCCGCTACTTATTACCTTCTGCATCATGCAGTTCTCAAGCCCGAAAGCACAACCACTAAGGTGCGGGTGGTTTTCAACGCCTCTAGCCCGTCCGCAAACGGGACAAGCCTTAACGACATTCTCCACGCGGGCCCGGTGTTACAGTCCGACCTCACAATTCAAATCCTAAAGTGGCGATACTTTAGGTTCGTTTTCAATGCCGACATCGAGAAGATGTATCGACAGATTTGGGTAGACCCCAACCATACACCGTTTCAGCGCATTCTATTTCGCAATCCTGAGGGGGAAATCCGTGACTACGAATTGAAAACGGTCACCTTCGGAGTCAACTGTGCCCCTTTCTTAGCGATCCGAGTCCTGCAACAGCTCGCCGACGACGAAGAGTCGAGGTATCCGCGGGCCAGTCGGATCATTCGACAGTTTATGTACGTCGACGATGTCCTCGCGGGTGCCGACTCCAGAACTGAGGCGCACGTGGCTATCCGCGAGCTCCAGGGTGCCCTGAGTTCGGCGGGATTCCCACTCAGAAAGTGGACCTCCAATGATAAGGCGATTTTGGCCAACATCCCGAGTGACCATCTCCTTCACTCCGATTTTCTGGAGCTCGACTCTGAGAGCACGGCTAAAACTCTCGGCGTGCGGTGGAAAGCGACGTCCGACGAGTTTTTCTTCATTCCGCCAAAATTGGTCTCGGAATCGTCATTCACCAAGCGTCAGGTCCTATCTCAAATTGCCAAACTTTTTGATCCGGCAGGCTGGCTAGCCCCCTTCGTTGTCCGGGCAAAGATGTTCATGCAGGACATTTGGCTCCAGGATCTAGGGTGGGACGATACTCTTCCTCAAGATTTGTATCAAAGATGGATTGACTTCCTGGAAAATTACTCCGCACTTGACAATATTCGTATTCCCCGATGGGTCACGTTCCGACCGCATTTGAGCATCGAGCATCATGGATTCTGCGACGCATCCCAGAAGGCGTACGGTGCCGCCATTTACGTCCGGGTGGAGGTTGGGTCCACGGTAGAGGTGACCTTACTGACGGCAAGGACGCGTGTGGCCCCAGTAAAAACGTTGTCGCTTCCGCGGCTCGAATTGTGCGGAGCCTTGCTCTTGTCCGAGATGGCGGCCGCCATCCTTCCGAAGATGCCCGGGCCTGCGTCCGCCTTGCACTGTTGGACGGACTCTACAATTGTTCTCGCCTGGTTGCATAAGCCGGCGTGTCACTGGACAACGTTCGTGGCAAATCGGGTGACCAAGATCACCCAGTTTACCGAAGTGGAGAAGTGGGCACATGTTCGCTCCGAGCACAACCCGGCAGATCTCGCCAGCCGGGGAGTAGCGCTCCAAGACCTCGCGGACAGCCAACTGTGGTGGCATGGGCCGGCCTGGTTGCGAAGGCCCCGAAGCGAGTGGCCCTTGCACGGCGATGTCTCCCCTATAACTGACCTCGAGAAGCGAGCAGTCAAGGTCCATGTGGCGAAGGTTCCGCCTGAAGACATTCTTGAACGTTTTTCCACACTCGATAAGGCGTTGCGAGTTCTCCCCTACGTCCATCGCTTCATCCAGCGCTCGCGGAAGCTCCTGTCGTCGGTAGAGGATCATTTAACAGCTTCTGAAATCGTGTCAGCTGAGTTACTTCTTATTTCCGTGACGCAACGCAGGCACTTCGTCCTTGAGATGGGCTGTTTAAGCCAAAAGCGACAAATTCCAACCTCCAGTCTGGTTCAAAATTTGAACCCGTTCCTTGATTCGAATGGGCTCATGAGAGCATGCGGCCGGGTTACAACTTCCGAGCTTCTCCAATACGATAAGCGACATCCCATTATCCTCCTTTACGATTGCCATCTGTCTCGACTCATCGTCCATTTTACGCATCGAATAACGCTGCACGGCGGCAATCAGCCAATGATCCGTCTGATCCGTTCCAAGTTCTGGATCCCGAGGGTGAGGAAATTGGGTAAGTCGGTCATATATTCGTGCAAGGTCTGCGTCATCCACAAAGGGAAGTTGCAAACGCAACTCATGGGAGACTTGCCAAAGGAACGGACCTCCTTCTCGCGTCCTTTCGCATATACCGGCATGGACTACGCTGCTCCCTTCGACATCAAAAATTATACGGGACGAGCCTGTCTCATCACCAAGGGGTATGTGTTGGTGTTCGTTTGCTTCTCGACTAAGGCCATTCACTTAGAGCCTACGTCCGACCTTACTACGGAAAAGTTTCTCGCCGCTTTCGGCCGTTTCGTGTCTCGAAGAGGATGTTCTCGTCAAGTGCAGTCGGATAACGGAAAGACTTTCGTAGGGGCGGCTGCCCAACTCTCCCGAGACTTTCTCCACGCTCTCAAAGAGGCTGTGACGGGGGCCTATAGTCACCACCAGCTGCTCTGGCAGTTCATTCCTCCGGGAGCACCCCACATGGGAGGCTTGTGGGAAGCAGGCGTAAAAAACTTCAAAACCTTGTTTTACAAGTCTACGGTCACGCGAAAGTACACATTTGAAGAGCTTGCCACCCTTCTGGCTAGAATCGAAGCGTGCCTGAATTCGCGTCCGCTCGCTCCAATGTGCGAAGACCCCGCCGACTTGTTGGCGCTTACTCCTGGGCACTTTCTAGTTGGAGGCCCTCTCCTCGCCGTGGTTGAACCCGAGATCAAGGGGGTCACCACATCCATTATAAATCGCTGGCAACATCTGAAGGCTCTCCATCAACAATTTCGTCTacgatggaaggaggagtacCTGAAGGAACTCCATAAGCGGAATAAGTGGCGAGCCCCGGCAAGGGATCTTCAGTTCGGGGACATGGTGGTTGTCAAGGAGGACAACCTTCCGTCCAATGAGTGGCGTTTAGGCAGGATTGATGCGGTCTTTCCCGGAGCCGATGGTCATGTCCGTGTGGTCGACATCCGCACGGCGCGGGGACTCATTAAGCGTCCCATAGCGAAGCTCGTCCTTCTTCCGACGGAAGCTTTCGCCGGTCCCCAATAG